The nucleotide sequence ATTTGGTCATGTGTAAATCttgtaatttttataataataataataaaaattataaaactAGTGAAGAACgtgaacaaaataaaaacaaaaggaattattatttcccTAGACACTCTAGTCATGTTATCAATTTAATATCTTCAGATGTAGAtagaaatttttttttttatattagtaattgtaataatattaagaattatctttttatatgtGGAAAGGTAGATATATCTAAAGAATCGACCATCATCTTATGTTTTctgaataataaaaatataaaacataagGAGAACACAACCAAACGGAAACATAccaataattataatataaaaaataattataatataaacaataataatgataagaaacatataaaaacaGGAAAACAAACATACCACGTGACgtttattcatttaaaaataaacatatgtA is from Plasmodium reichenowi strain SY57 chromosome Unknown, whole genome shotgun sequence and encodes:
- a CDS encoding putative membrane protein (conserved Plasmodium membrane protein, unknown function) produces the protein DRKYYNNNNNDNNNDNNNNNNNNDNNNTNYLFNNNMLSPYNNFINQIICIHPYFILINNTNFNLVMCKSCNFYNNNNKNYKTSEEREQNKNKRNYYFPRHSSHVINLISSDVDRNFFFYISNCNNIKNYLFICGKVDISKESTIILCFLNNKNIKHKENTTKRKHTNNYNIKNNYNINNNNDKKHIKTGKQTYHVTFIHLKINICKGFKLQEYYKKNIFPNSMYIIISEYVNNMSKFEKYISYINNYNSNK